The segment GGTTTCCTGCGTGGAATACGAAACCGGCAGAACAGGCTGCTGAGGATAGTAGATACGATTGTCAGTCATATCAGCTCACCTCCCATATTCCAATTGCTTTATTCAATGGTGCTGACTTTTGACATATCCACTTGTGTTTTTACAACCAGATTTTTTACCTTGCTCAAATCAAGAATTCCCTCTACCGTCTTGGTGTTGCCATTCGAATCCATGGCCGTCGTGTCCACCGTAATTTGCGGCACACCATTAACGATCTCTACTTTGGCCACATAACCGCTGTATGTTGTTCCGGCGCTGTCTTTCCATTGAATAGTCTTGCCGGTAGGATCGGAAAGCAGTTGCACCGTCTTCCCATCACTGGACGTAGCCAGGAACGGTTCATCCACGATCAATTTCGGCTGCCCGTTTACCATCGACACGCCCTGCACCGTACCACCATGGACCTGTGAATCATCACCTGTCCAGGAAACCGTTTTACCGATCAGAGTGCTGGCCTGTGAGGTCAAGAGCGAAGAATTCATATTCTGCATTTGCTCCAGACTTGAAAACTGTGCCATTTGCGCAATAAAATCCTGATCACTGGTTGGATTTAAAGGATCTTGATTTTGTAATTGAGTAATTAGCAGTTTTAGAAAATCATCTTTCCCTAAAATATTACTTTTCCCACTGGTTAATGCTGTTGTACTGGAAGTAGTTCCTGTAACATCAGAAACTGTCGACATATTGTAACCTCCCCTATCACACTATGTTAGACACGGTAATCAACTCCCGTATCACTTCCTGTCTGCTCGGCCTGCAGACTTTCCACGGTTGCGATGAAATCATCATCATTTTTTCGGTTTTTCAGTTTGATCACCGGCTGCTGCTGATTAGCCTGTTGTCCTCGCGAATCAAACTGGCTCAAACCGGCATATACGCCAACATTGTCCACTTTAATTCCCTGGCTGGCCATATCCTGCTTTAACTGTGGCAGCGAGTTCTCAATGATACCCCGTACCTCTGGATTATTGGTGTGGAACGAAGCCGTTACCTCACCATGCTCTACGGCAACACGCAACGTCAATTCGCCCAGATGTTCCGGCTTTAGCTTGATGACCATTTCCGAAGCATCGCTGTACGGAGTTTTGATCAGCTTGGCCTGTTCAACGATCTGTCCGCCAAGATTATACGGATCGGCAACCGGCTGCTGCGTATGAGCGGCAGTCTGAGTTGTTGTCGCGGCTTTAACCGTCTGTGAATCGGCTAATTGGGTAAACACAGCTGATACAGTATTATTCTTGACGCTCAGATCTGGCACATCTTCCGTCTGGTGCTTAGTTCCATCCGAAAATGCCGTTTGTTCCTCCGGCTGTCCCTGGTTCATCCCCTGTTGTGCTTCACCTTGCACCGAACTGGGCACAGGTTGCACTGCAGGTTCCTGTGCTTGAGCATGCGGCACCGGCTGCGGTTGTTCTGTCCCTTTGACGAAAGATTTGTTGTCAATCGTACTCATAACATGAACGGTTTGCACCGGAAAATCCACACGAGTCGACGCTGTTTGGGCTTTTGCCGCATCGACTGCAACTGCTGCTTTTTCATCACCAACAGGCAATACAACAGCTTGCGTGCCGGCATCGGTTTTCTCCGGTTTCGCCGGATTCGTCAGATTTTGTTGAATGACCTCGGCAAAAGACTGAGGTTGAGTTGCTGTCGCAGTAACTGTCGGCTTATCCTTATCTGTTGCAGCCACGGCTTGAGTTCCTTCTGTCGTTGGCGCCACCAGCGGTTCAACGGTAATGACCGGTTCCTGTTTCGCAACAACAACAGCGGTTTTAGTTTCTCCGGTAGTCGCTGCTCCAACGGCATCGGTTCCAGCCGTGGTTGCAGTCGGTTGAACCGGCAGCATCGGCAATACCAATCCCATTAAAGCAACAGCTGCCTGCTCTTTGCCAGCATCCGAACTATCCGTTGGCGCTGCAGTCTCAGTTTCTTCCGGCGCAGCAGAGCCGGCTTTACCGGTATTTCCTTCGCCAGACACTGCATTCGCTGTTGTCACAGCTAACTGTGTTAAAAAGGCCAATTGGGCTAATCCTGAGGGCACCGCTGTTTTCTGACCGGTATCGGCATCCTTTACCGTCGCATTTTGCAGCATACCGGCAAAGGCATTTCCCTGGCTTGCACCGGTTCCAGAACTTGCCTGATTTCCCGCCGGCATGGCCTGTTGCGGTGCAGCGGCGGTTCCTGGCAGTACGTTTATGGTCGCTTCCATGATTTGTTCACCTCCTTTCGCAGCTTTATATATGATCAAAGGACGGTGTCTTTCCGGCCTTTAAACATCTGATCGGTCAGATTGGCCGCCCGCTGAGCATCAAACTTGGCCAATACCTGTGCTGCCTGATCTTCCTCCATTTTATTCAATATGGCAATAATGGTGGAATCATCCAATTGCTTCATAATGGCAGCCGCTTCATCGGGTTTCATATTGCCGTAGAACCGGGCCAGTTTCCCTGCCCGTTTAGCTTCTTCCTGCTGTCGGGCCTTTTCCAGCTTCTCCTTATCCAGCAAAGCCTTGGCCGGATCAACGGCAGCGGGTGGTTGAACAGCAGGCGGCTGGACATTCTGACTGTCCGGCTGCGGTTCCTTGACCGGTTCCTGCGGCGTCACCGGTGGCTGTTCGGTACTTGTCTGTTCTTCATCCACTGTCTCAAAGTTTGTTTTAGGCTGTTCGAAATAATGACCGATCAACGGATATTTATCAAGTCCCCACTGGCTTGCAATGTGCTGCAAATCAAAGATTTTAAAATACACCCCGGCCGCAAAAGCAGCGCTTGCCAGCATAAGTAAGACTAAAAGTAAGGCAATCAGCTTAAACACACTGACAAACCTTTTCTTTTTTTGTACAGGTTCCGCCATCTCTTGCTTGGTCTCTTGTTTTATTTTTTGCTTGGTCTTGTCGGCCACACTCATCACCAGCTTTCCTAGGGCGTGTTGATAAATTGTTCATTACTCGTCTTCCGGCGGCTTTTCCGCCGTACTGCGTTAAATTTCCTTGAAATACATCCGGTATTCCAGCGAGAAATTCGCTCGAAATCCGAACAGTTCAACTCATGCCAACATGCCCTAAAGGGAAAATATCTTAACGGTTATTATTGATTATAAAGCGATAATACCTTAGATACGTAATTTTGCGTTTCACGGTACGGCGGTACGCCACCATAGTTTTTTACCGCCTGCGGTCCTGCATTGTAAGCAGCCAGAGCTTTTCTGGCATCTCCCTGAAACATGGTTAGCAGGTCTTTTAAATAGTGCACCCCGCCGTCGATATTCTCCCGGGGATCGGAAAGATTCCGTACGCCCAGTGCCTTAGCGGTATCCGGCATCAACTGCATAACACCGACAGCCCCCGCCGGTGAAACGGCATCAGCGGTCAGGCCCGATTCGACTGTAGCCACAGCGGTGGCCAGTTTAGGGTCCACACCGTACTTAGTCGCCGCGGCATAGATCATACCTTCCAAGGAAGCAGCCGGTACGTTCTTCCAAGCGCTGGCTGAAGACGCCGATTGGACGGCCGTAGCCTTTTCGCCGGAAGACAGTTGATTGTTCGCCGTTTTCATATAATCGGCGAAATTGCTTTCCTCTGTCGGATTTGGTGCAAATCGTTTTTCAATTGCGGCAATCCGCTGTAAAACGCTGCTGATCCCATCCATCCTTATCCTTAGCTCCCCCGTAAGAAAATTTGTGTGCCCATTTCATCCAGTTCTTTTTGTTCTTCCCGCAGTAGTTCCAGCCGGTATTCGGCCAGCCTCTTTTTTCGCAGGTTTTCTACTACTTTATAGCTTTTTACCGCTTCCTCCAATTCTTTCATCGCAGCCTGGCGTTTAGCTTCCGCCGTGGCTACACGGTTAGCGGCTTCCGTAATTTGTTCCTTTAGTCTGTCGAAATAATTGCTGAAAAGTAACAGCGAGTCCACCGTCAGGCCCTTGCGGCGCTGAAAATTCTTGAACTCTAAAAGCTGTGCTTGCTCTTCCTGTTCCAGACCCATCAGCAGTTCCTGCTCCCGCTGCAGTTCGCTGCAAGCTTCCATAAACCGCAGTTGTGCTTCTTCCTGCTTCATTTTCCGGAAATTAAGCAATGCCTCTAAACGGAACTGAAATCGTTTCATTACTGTCACTCCCAGTCGCTACCGGCTTGAAGCCTCAGGCAACAGAAGGTTTATCCCGCCAGTTGCCGCAGCCGCTCCACCGCTTCCGTCAGTGTGGTTTGCTCATAAACACTTTGTCTTAGAAATTCGTTAATACCGCCAATCATTTGCACGGCTTTATCAATATTGGCATTACTGCCATGAGCGTAGGCACCGATGTTGATCAGATCTTCCGCCTCGCGGTACGTAGCCAGAAGGGACCTGATCTTCTGTGCCGCGGCATAATGCTCGCTGCTTGCAATTTCCATCATTACCCGGCTTACACTGTGCAGTACGTCAATCGCCGGGTAATGGTTCTGTGCCGCAATATTGCGGGAAAGCACGATATGGCCGTCCAAAATACTGCGCACCGCATCGGCAATTGGTTCATTCATATCATCACCATCTACCAATACGGTATAAATGCCGGTAATCGAGCCCTTCTCACCCGGACCGGATCGCTCCAGCAGTTTGGGCAATGTCGCAAATACGGAGGGCGTATAGCCTCTGGTTGCCGGTGGTTCGCCAATAGTCAGCCCGACTTCACGCTGCGCCATAGCAAACCGGGTAACCGAATCCATCATCAGCATGACATTAGCGCCCTGGTCACGAAAATATTCCGCAATGGCCGTAGCCGTCATGGCGCCTTTTATTCTGACTAAAGCGGGTTGATCAGAGGTAGCTACCACCACAACCGAGCGTTTTAATCCTTCCTCGCCCAAATCGCGTTCAATAAACTCCCGGACTTCCCGGCCCCGCTCGCCTACCAGCGCAATCACGCTGATATCGGCTTCGGTATTTCTGGCAACCATGCCCAGCAGCGTACTTTTTCCTACACCGCTGCCGGCCATAATTCCAACCCGCTGACCGCAGCCAAGAGTCAGCAAACCGTCAATAGCGCGGACGCCGACCGAAAGATTAGCGTGAATTCGGCTGCGTGAAAGAGGTGGCGGCGGACTGGCGTGAAGCGGGTATTCCAAATCACCTTCGATGGGTCCCTTGCCATCCATCGGATTGCCAATACCGTCCAGAACCCGGCCCAACAGCTTCCGTCCCACCGGAACGCTGAGTGACCGACCGGCCGATACAACCTCACAGCCCGGTCCTAACCCCTGCATCTCGCCAATCGGCATCAGCAGCACCCGGTTTTGGCGAAAACCGACAACCTCCGCCGGAACAGGCTGTCCGCCGGAACGGGGATACACATAGCATAAATCCCCCAAACTGGCAGCAGGACCTTGCGCCTCAATCACCAGACCGATAATCTGGATGATCCGGCCATTCATTTTTATTGGATCGACGCTGTCAAGCGCCCGTAAGTATTTCTCAGAATTAAATATCATCATGGACATACATCCTGTAACACTTTTATTAAAGCTTCCAGTTGTGCATCAATTCTGGCGTCGACTGTACCACAGGGAGTGTCAACAACGCAACCTCCCACCGATACGGTATGATCAGCCAGAACGGTGAGCGCCTGTTCCCGGCCGAGCATTGCCTGTAAATCCCGGCGGGCCTGCAACACCAAATCGTAATCCTCCGGATGAATGCGTACAGTTACCTGTTCCTGGTCGCACACTTTTTCCAACGCCGCCTTGACGATAGGGAGGACTACCATAGGGTTTTCCTCAATTTCCCGGGCAAGCACCTTGCGCAAGACCGTTACCGTAACTTCCACAATCTGACGTTCCGCAGCCAAAACAGCATTTATTCTTTCCTGCTCCGCCAGTTGTACCATATGCTCAGCCTTTGCGGCAGCCGCCTGAACCTGCTCTTGCATCAGTTGTGCCGCAGCGGTTTTTCCTTCCTCCAGACCCTGCTGATAGCCTTGTTGATGGCCGCTCTGCATTCCTTCCTCTCGGGCCGTTTGGCGGAGCTGCTCGGCTGTCAGCCTGGCTTCCGCCAGCAATGCATCAGCCTGCTGTCGTGCCTGGGCAAGCCTTTCCTCCGCC is part of the Propionispora vibrioides genome and harbors:
- a CDS encoding flagellar hook-length control protein FliK; this translates as MEATINVLPGTAAAPQQAMPAGNQASSGTGASQGNAFAGMLQNATVKDADTGQKTAVPSGLAQLAFLTQLAVTTANAVSGEGNTGKAGSAAPEETETAAPTDSSDAGKEQAAVALMGLVLPMLPVQPTATTAGTDAVGAATTGETKTAVVVAKQEPVITVEPLVAPTTEGTQAVAATDKDKPTVTATATQPQSFAEVIQQNLTNPAKPEKTDAGTQAVVLPVGDEKAAVAVDAAKAQTASTRVDFPVQTVHVMSTIDNKSFVKGTEQPQPVPHAQAQEPAVQPVPSSVQGEAQQGMNQGQPEEQTAFSDGTKHQTEDVPDLSVKNNTVSAVFTQLADSQTVKAATTTQTAAHTQQPVADPYNLGGQIVEQAKLIKTPYSDASEMVIKLKPEHLGELTLRVAVEHGEVTASFHTNNPEVRGIIENSLPQLKQDMASQGIKVDNVGVYAGLSQFDSRGQQANQQQPVIKLKNRKNDDDFIATVESLQAEQTGSDTGVDYRV
- the fliI gene encoding flagellar protein export ATPase FliI; its protein translation is MMIFNSEKYLRALDSVDPIKMNGRIIQIIGLVIEAQGPAASLGDLCYVYPRSGGQPVPAEVVGFRQNRVLLMPIGEMQGLGPGCEVVSAGRSLSVPVGRKLLGRVLDGIGNPMDGKGPIEGDLEYPLHASPPPPLSRSRIHANLSVGVRAIDGLLTLGCGQRVGIMAGSGVGKSTLLGMVARNTEADISVIALVGERGREVREFIERDLGEEGLKRSVVVVATSDQPALVRIKGAMTATAIAEYFRDQGANVMLMMDSVTRFAMAQREVGLTIGEPPATRGYTPSVFATLPKLLERSGPGEKGSITGIYTVLVDGDDMNEPIADAVRSILDGHIVLSRNIAAQNHYPAIDVLHSVSRVMMEIASSEHYAAAQKIRSLLATYREAEDLINIGAYAHGSNANIDKAVQMIGGINEFLRQSVYEQTTLTEAVERLRQLAG
- a CDS encoding flagellar hook capping FlgD N-terminal domain-containing protein; translation: MSTVSDVTGTTSSTTALTSGKSNILGKDDFLKLLITQLQNQDPLNPTSDQDFIAQMAQFSSLEQMQNMNSSLLTSQASTLIGKTVSWTGDDSQVHGGTVQGVSMVNGQPKLIVDEPFLATSSDGKTVQLLSDPTGKTIQWKDSAGTTYSGYVAKVEIVNGVPQITVDTTAMDSNGNTKTVEGILDLSKVKNLVVKTQVDMSKVSTIE
- a CDS encoding lytic transglycosylase domain-containing protein, which encodes MDGISSVLQRIAAIEKRFAPNPTEESNFADYMKTANNQLSSGEKATAVQSASSASAWKNVPAASLEGMIYAAATKYGVDPKLATAVATVESGLTADAVSPAGAVGVMQLMPDTAKALGVRNLSDPRENIDGGVHYLKDLLTMFQGDARKALAAYNAGPQAVKNYGGVPPYRETQNYVSKVLSLYNQ
- a CDS encoding MotE family protein produces the protein MSVADKTKQKIKQETKQEMAEPVQKKKRFVSVFKLIALLLVLLMLASAAFAAGVYFKIFDLQHIASQWGLDKYPLIGHYFEQPKTNFETVDEEQTSTEQPPVTPQEPVKEPQPDSQNVQPPAVQPPAAVDPAKALLDKEKLEKARQQEEAKRAGKLARFYGNMKPDEAAAIMKQLDDSTIIAILNKMEEDQAAQVLAKFDAQRAANLTDQMFKGRKDTVL
- a CDS encoding FliH/SctL family protein, with protein sequence MPKIIKCVALHDLPVIVGKLPSEEKDNKSLAETVVPEDWRQWEQEAKAAREQAEERLAQARQQADALLAEARLTAEQLRQTAREEGMQSGHQQGYQQGLEEGKTAAAQLMQEQVQAAAAKAEHMVQLAEQERINAVLAAERQIVEVTVTVLRKVLAREIEENPMVVLPIVKAALEKVCDQEQVTVRIHPEDYDLVLQARRDLQAMLGREQALTVLADHTVSVGGCVVDTPCGTVDARIDAQLEALIKVLQDVCP
- the fliJ gene encoding flagellar export protein FliJ, with amino-acid sequence MKRFQFRLEALLNFRKMKQEEAQLRFMEACSELQREQELLMGLEQEEQAQLLEFKNFQRRKGLTVDSLLLFSNYFDRLKEQITEAANRVATAEAKRQAAMKELEEAVKSYKVVENLRKKRLAEYRLELLREEQKELDEMGTQIFLRGS